One genomic window of Panicum hallii strain FIL2 chromosome 6, PHallii_v3.1, whole genome shotgun sequence includes the following:
- the LOC112898236 gene encoding acanthoscurrin-1-like, translating into MGRHTCGWRWAAGHGVGPWGRRRGLVGRQRAAGPWRGISGAAVGHGGTAWGLEVGGGGLQGGRGPQGRAWDLGGGGGACGMVAGRGGTAWGLGGGGGPRGRAWDLGAGAGCWGMAWGLGGGGGPRATAWDLGASAGCVAAAWDLGAAAGPAGRRQASGLRRGTSGRWRVALPRRDSFG; encoded by the exons ATGGGCAGGCATACCTGTGGGTGGCGGTGGGCCGCGGGGCACGGCGTTGGGCcttgggggcggcggcgggggcttgTGGGGCGGCAGCGGGCCGCGGGGCCGTGGCGTGGGATCTCGGGTGCGGCGGTGGGCCACGGGGGCACGGCATGGGGCCTCGAGGTTGGCGGCGGGGGCCTGCAGGGTGGCAGAGGGCCACAGGGCCGCGCGTGGGACCtcgggggtggcggcggggccTGCGGGATGGTGGCGGGCCGCGGGGGCACTGCGTGGGGCCTcgggggtggcggcgggccTCGGGGCCGCGCGTGGGACCTCGGGGCGGGAGCAGGCTGCTGGGGCATGGCGTGGGgcctcgggggcggcggcgggcctcgGGCCACGGCGTGGGACCTCGGGGCGTCGGCAGGCTGCGTTGCCGCGGCGTGGGACCTCGGGGCGGCAGCGGGGcccgcggggcggcggcaggccTCGGGGCTGCGGCGTGGGACCTCGGGGCGGTGGCGGGTCGCGCTGCCGCGGC GTGACAGTTTTGGTTGA